From a single Apium graveolens cultivar Ventura chromosome 2, ASM990537v1, whole genome shotgun sequence genomic region:
- the LOC141708522 gene encoding uncharacterized protein LOC141708522, which yields METLVVVDQDSGRYNGKNRGYGASPPSRVFREINCRTFHAGGVGILPTPVKAWKPVGKPGFGFSENLVKTPSPDCVKSGFEGKNNGRKSRSGLKKSSSVPTPFNVKVNADEKKFLYRKKLSYSELWAGPAYSNSPPPSSLPMPKFSVPPKRTVSLELPSSEPDVQLQQVSRSAPPSPKRDHATSGRSVFHSADFASATKDLRRILNLDMDDE from the coding sequence ATGGAGACGCTTGTTGTCGTTGATCAGGATAGTGGTAGGTATAATGGGAAGAACAGGGGGTACGGGGCTTCTCCGCCGTCTAGGGTTTTTAGAGAGATTAATTGTAGGACTTTTCATGCTGGTGGAGTAGGGATACTTCCAACTCCGGTTAAGGCTTGGAAGCCTGTTGGGAAACCGGGGTTTGGGTTTTCGGAAAACTTGGTGAAAACACCGTCACCTGATTGTGTTAAGTCTGGATTTGAAGGGAAGAATAATGGTAGGAAGTCTAGGTCGGGGTTGAAGAAAAGTAGTTCTGTTCCGACTCCGTTTAATGTGAAAGTTAATGCTGATGAGAAGAAGTTTTTGTATCGTAAGAAGTTGTCTTACTCTGAGCTTTGGGCTGGACCTGCGTATTCGAATTCACCACCGCCTAGTTCTTTGCCTATGCCTAAGTTTTCTGTTCCACCGAAACGAACTGTTTCGCTTGAGTTGCCGTCTTCGGAACCTGATGTGCAATTGCAACAGGTTTCTAGGTCTGCTCCTCCATCTCCTAAGAGAGACCATGCTACTTCTGGTAGGAGTGTTTTCCACAGTGCAGACTTTGCTAGTGCGACGAAGGATTTGCGTCGCATCCTCAATCTCGATATGGATGATGAATGA